The Oxalobacter aliiformigenes nucleotide sequence AATCAATCTTCCGTTTCTGCAATGGAATAAACTGAAATGGAATATCAAGATTTCCGAAGCCGACTTTGAAAATGCCAAACTGGATCTGACATCGGCTGTCAATACCGCACTGAACGAAGTGGACACCTACTACTATTCTTACCGGAAATCGCTTTCACTGCTTGACAATGTCAACCGGAAATACGATACCGATTCCAAAATCAGCATTTACAACCAGATGCGTTATGAAGCAGGTGCGGATGAACTGAAAGACTGGCTTGATGCGAAATGTTCCGAAAACCAGTCACTTCTGATTTTGCTCGAATCGAAATACAACACCATCAATTATGAAAACGCAATATACAAGGCATTGGGAGCAAGACTGACAAACCATTCAGAAGGAAACAGGCCTCAATGACATGCCAGAGGATGGCGCCATGATTGAGCATAAACAAAAAAGAATTGAAGTTTGTTCCATTCGATACAAACGGCCGTGTCTGGCAGACAGCATTTGCTAAAATGTTTTTTATTCCTGAACTCTTTTGAAAACCGGATCCATCATGCGTAACGCGCGAGCAAACATGATCGAGAACCAGATCCGTGCTGGTGGTGTTTATCTCCAGAACGTTTTTGATTCTCTTGATGCCATCAGACGTGAGGATTTCGTTCCTCCCGCCTATCACGAATACGCTTATGCCGAGATGGAAATACCTCTGCCATACGGACAAAACATGCTGACGCCCCTGACCGAAGCACTTGTCCTGCAAGCTGTTTCCGTCAGAAAAAACGATACCGTACTGGAAATCGGAACGGGTTCCGGTTACATGGCCGCACTTCTGGCACATGGTGCCAGACATGTGACAACAATCGAGATAGAACCCGGCTTGAAAGAAATGGCCGAAAACAACTTGTCACGTTACGGAGTGGAGAACGTCCGCGTTTTATGTGAAAACGGCTTTTGCATTGAGCAATATGCTCCTGATCGCTTATTTGATGTCATCGTATTCTCCGGCGCGGTTTCGTCCATTCCCGAAATTTTCACAAACCGTCTGGCAGACAATGGAAGAATGGCTGTCTTTTATGCGAACAATTCCTTTGTTCAGGCCCTTTTATTACAAAAAAACTCCGCAGTTGACCAGAATATCAAGATATTATTTGAAACATCCGTAAAACCTTTGCGAGAGCAGCTTCATCATTCTCATTTTTGTTTTTGAACAGGATTGACATTTTTATCCGATTTCATTTGGAGTAAGTATGCACTATCGCTCTGTCATACCCGTTATCGCCGGTTGTCTTTTCACGGCCAATGTATTTGCGGCTGATCTCATGCAAACTTACATGGAAGCGCTTGCCAATGATCCGCAGTATGCAAGTGCAAGGGCAGCACTGATGGCTGGACAGGAAAAAAGTACCCAGGGACTGTCCAAATTATTGCCCAATCTGAATGCCTCCGGCAGTTACGGCAGAAATTATCTCGAAGGTCTGGATTACACGGAAAACAAATACACCATCGCACTGACCCAGCCGATATTCAACTGGGCGAACTTCCAGAATTATGCCAACAGCAAACTGGAAGTCTCTATCAGTGAAGCGCAATTTGCCCAAGCCCAGCAAGACCTGATGATGCGTGTCGCCCAAGCCTATTTCGATGTGTTGACGGCACAGGATGTACTGACCTTTGCCCAGGCACAGAAAGCGGCTGTCGCCCAACAACTTGAACAAGCCAAGCGCAGTTTCGAGATCGGGACCGTTACGATTACCGATACCCATGAAGCGG carries:
- a CDS encoding protein-L-isoaspartate O-methyltransferase family protein — protein: MRNARANMIENQIRAGGVYLQNVFDSLDAIRREDFVPPAYHEYAYAEMEIPLPYGQNMLTPLTEALVLQAVSVRKNDTVLEIGTGSGYMAALLAHGARHVTTIEIEPGLKEMAENNLSRYGVENVRVLCENGFCIEQYAPDRLFDVIVFSGAVSSIPEIFTNRLADNGRMAVFYANNSFVQALLLQKNSAVDQNIKILFETSVKPLREQLHHSHFCF